The genomic stretch TAAGGAGAATCAATGAAGACCATATCTACACTATTATTTCCCAATGGAATTTTCCTTGCATCATTTTGTACGACATCAGGTCTTGTTGGTGCTATATCGTAAGCAATACATCTTCGCCCTTCTTCTTTACAAACATCTAAAGTGGTTCCACTCCCTGCCATTGGATCCAATACTAAATCGCCAGGTTCTGTATACCTCTTAATTAAGTTATAAATGATAAATGCAGGAGTTACCCCAGGATATTTATTGTTTCCTTTGGGAATCTTCCCGTAACTTTGTTTCGGGTAATCCCAAAGAGTAGTTGCCTCTATCTTTGGCTTTTCATCTATAGTTGCTGGATATTTTGGAGGAAGTTTTATATTATCCAATTCAAGTTTTGGATTTTCAAGAACTTTTATGAGAAGGTCGGTTCTAAATTCGTCAAGTGGATATTTCCAATCTATATTCAACTTTGCGAGAACTTTTTTTACACTTTTTAAACTTCTAACTTCATTATTATTTTTTTCAACTCTTACTTGATAAGGATATCGTCCATTCCATGCGTTTGGAACTAAATCTTTTCCACCGTCAGATGCGGCCACAAATGGCCCATATAAAATATCCGAATCCATATTTAGGAGGAATAGTGTATCTCCCTTTTTTATACCAAAAACTTTTTCGGCATAGATTTTATTCGTTGAAAATAACATACGGTCAAGGCACTCCCTTTCAGTTCTTTCTGTGCATACGAAAATGTAACTATTTCCTTTAGCCAT from bacterium encodes the following:
- a CDS encoding DNA methyltransferase; protein product: MAKGNSYIFVCTERTERECLDRMLFSTNKIYAEKVFGIKKGDTLFLLNMDSDILYGPFVAASDGGKDLVPNAWNGRYPYQVRVEKNNNEVRSLKSVKKVLAKLNIDWKYPLDEFRTDLLIKVLENPKLELDNIKLPPKYPATIDEKPKIEATTLWDYPKQSYGKIPKGNNKYPGVTPAFIIYNLIKRYTEPGDLVLDPMAGSGTTLDVCKEEGRRCIAYDIAPTRPDVVQNDARKIPLGNNSVDMVFIDSPYGDNVRYNEHPDDIGKISSETEKFYEELEKVMCECYRVLKYGKVLGWLIGDQWVKKKFTPVGFKIYEQLCKYFEPVDIICVTRRGQTSNTGIWYNRAIRFNFYLRGFKYLLIMRKPHPDLLKKSFKREIKWTHYERGGKIYE